A genome region from Ottowia testudinis includes the following:
- the pstS gene encoding phosphate ABC transporter substrate-binding protein PstS, producing the protein MKRTFLKILAITAVGAFVSSTAQAADITGAGASFPYPVYSKWAEGYKAATGTGLNYQSIGSSGGIRQIRAKTVAFGATDSPLSGEELGKDGMVQFPAIIGGTVPVMNVDGFKPGELRVTGPVLAEMFLGTISKWNDPKFAALNPGKKLPDQAITVVHRADGSGTTFNWTDYLTAVSKDWADKVGKGNAVKWPAATSVGGKGNEGVAANVGRIKGAIGYVEYAYAKKNKLTHMQVQNQAGKYVNPDDAAFAAAAAGVDWFSVPGMGVSMVNAKGDNSWPISTASFILMYKEPAEKAQSAEVLKFFDWAFKNGKKMAEELDYVSLPDSLTNDIRAKVWSQIAK; encoded by the coding sequence ATGAAGCGTACATTTCTCAAGATCCTGGCGATCACCGCCGTGGGCGCTTTTGTCTCCTCGACGGCCCAGGCCGCCGACATCACCGGCGCTGGCGCCAGTTTCCCCTATCCCGTGTATTCGAAGTGGGCCGAAGGCTACAAGGCGGCCACCGGCACGGGCCTGAACTACCAGTCGATCGGCTCGTCGGGCGGCATTCGCCAGATTCGCGCCAAGACCGTGGCTTTTGGCGCCACCGACTCGCCCCTGTCCGGCGAAGAGCTGGGCAAGGACGGCATGGTGCAGTTTCCCGCCATCATCGGCGGCACCGTGCCGGTGATGAACGTCGACGGCTTCAAGCCGGGCGAGCTGCGCGTGACCGGCCCTGTGCTGGCCGAGATGTTCCTGGGCACCATCTCCAAGTGGAACGACCCCAAGTTCGCCGCCCTCAACCCCGGCAAGAAGCTGCCCGACCAGGCCATCACCGTGGTGCACCGCGCCGACGGCTCGGGTACCACCTTCAACTGGACCGACTACCTGACCGCGGTCAGCAAGGACTGGGCCGACAAGGTCGGCAAGGGCAACGCCGTCAAGTGGCCGGCCGCGACTTCGGTCGGCGGCAAGGGCAACGAAGGCGTGGCCGCCAACGTGGGCCGCATCAAGGGCGCTATCGGATACGTCGAGTACGCCTACGCCAAGAAAAACAAGCTGACTCACATGCAGGTGCAGAACCAGGCCGGCAAGTACGTCAACCCCGATGATGCCGCCTTCGCCGCCGCCGCCGCGGGCGTGGACTGGTTCAGCGTGCCGGGCATGGGCGTGTCCATGGTCAACGCCAAGGGCGACAACAGCTGGCCCATCTCCACCGCCTCGTTCATCCTGATGTACAAGGAGCCGGCCGAAAAGGCGCAATCGGCCGAAGTGCTGAAGTTCTTCGACTGGGCGTTCAAGAACGGCAAGAAGATGGCCGAAGAGCTGGACTACGTTTCGCTGCCCGATAGCCTGACCAACGACATCCGCGCCAAGGTCTGGTCGCAGATCGCCAAGTAA
- a CDS encoding Bug family tripartite tricarboxylate transporter substrate binding protein yields MLPMPTSRLPRRAALVTLAALCAAAPAMAQNSAPWPSKPLRIVVGFPAGSSPDLTARALAEPLEKALGQPVIVDNRVGAGGNIGADAVAKATDGHTIGLMINGNMTIARLLNPAVRYDPLKDFAPVSLVGVAPLVLVAPAGGATAGGDAKSFFDAARAADNKWSYGSPGVGTVGHIGMELLKSRAGIAPVHVPYPGYPQVATAMVAGDLQLSMLPPALASAQIKAGKLRGIGVTSSGRSTLAPELLSLAEAGVKNFNLEIWNAVAAPASMPKAHVEKLAAAVSAIVRTPEMRQRLFQQGWQAVGSSPEALANRIQADAQVLGGIIRAQRISAQ; encoded by the coding sequence ATGTTGCCCATGCCGACCTCACGCCTGCCCCGCCGCGCCGCGCTTGTCACCCTGGCCGCCCTGTGCGCCGCCGCGCCCGCTATGGCACAAAACTCGGCGCCGTGGCCCAGCAAGCCGCTGCGCATCGTGGTCGGCTTTCCGGCCGGCTCGTCGCCCGACCTGACGGCGCGCGCGCTGGCCGAGCCGCTGGAAAAGGCGCTGGGCCAGCCCGTCATCGTCGACAACCGCGTTGGCGCTGGCGGCAACATCGGCGCCGACGCGGTGGCCAAGGCCACCGACGGCCACACCATCGGGTTGATGATCAACGGCAACATGACCATCGCCCGGCTGCTGAACCCCGCCGTGCGCTACGACCCTCTGAAGGATTTCGCCCCCGTCAGCCTGGTCGGCGTGGCGCCGCTGGTGCTGGTGGCGCCAGCGGGCGGCGCCACCGCGGGCGGCGATGCCAAATCCTTCTTCGACGCCGCGCGCGCGGCCGACAATAAGTGGAGCTACGGCTCGCCCGGCGTCGGCACGGTGGGCCACATCGGCATGGAACTGCTCAAAAGCCGCGCCGGTATCGCTCCAGTGCATGTGCCCTACCCCGGCTACCCGCAGGTGGCCACGGCGATGGTCGCAGGCGACCTGCAGCTGTCGATGCTTCCGCCGGCGCTGGCCAGCGCGCAGATCAAGGCCGGCAAGCTGCGCGGTATCGGCGTCACCTCCAGCGGCCGCAGCACGCTGGCGCCCGAACTGCTCAGCCTGGCCGAGGCCGGCGTGAAGAACTTCAACCTCGAAATCTGGAACGCCGTCGCCGCGCCCGCCAGCATGCCCAAGGCCCACGTCGAGAAGCTGGCCGCCGCCGTCAGCGCCATCGTGCGCACGCCCGAGATGCGCCAGCGCCTGTTCCAGCAGGGCTGGCAGGCGGTCGGCTCATCACCCGAGGCGCTGGCCAACCGCATTCAGGCGGATGCGCAGGTGCTGGGCGGAATCATTCGGGCGCAGCGGATTTCGGCGCAGTGA
- the ppx gene encoding exopolyphosphatase — MQSGTRLAAVDLGSNSFRLEIARLELGQLQRMEYHKETVRQGAGLDGDRCLSPDAMQRGWNCLARFAERLAGFAPNQVRAVATQTLREARNREEFLTVAQRILGFPIDVIAGREEARLIYQGVAHLLPQSDERRLVLDIGGRSTELIIGSGYAPRVMESYRLGSVAWSMRYFPDNLLSAKNFERAEIAAKAVLDDATATHGRRQWDKAYGCSGTVGAIADTLLLAGRVPERYLITREGLDWLRDKLIKAQHFEAIKLEGIKEERKAVIAGGLAVLRALFDLLDIETLQYAYGALRHGALYDMLDREQEQTDVRNAAVEALAAKFNVDAAQGARVSRAALMLFDQLAPSSLKKKQRQELERQIDWAARLHEIGSRISHADYHKHGAYILDHADVSGFAMHELHALSQLVLGHRGKLRKLEARFGDALFMRQLMALRLAVILCHARQDPETQQITAAPDAEPAHGFTLSVKNGWDERWPQSAHLLREEVVAWQKTPWGFRLRAGAR, encoded by the coding sequence ATGCAATCCGGCACCCGTCTCGCCGCTGTGGACCTTGGCTCCAACAGCTTCCGCCTTGAAATCGCCCGCCTGGAGCTGGGTCAGCTCCAGCGCATGGAATACCACAAGGAAACCGTGCGCCAGGGCGCTGGCCTCGACGGCGACCGCTGCCTGTCGCCGGACGCCATGCAGCGCGGCTGGAATTGCCTGGCGCGCTTTGCCGAGCGGCTGGCCGGTTTTGCGCCCAACCAGGTGCGGGCGGTGGCCACGCAGACGCTGCGCGAAGCGCGCAACCGCGAGGAATTCCTCACCGTGGCGCAGCGGATCCTGGGGTTTCCGATCGACGTCATCGCCGGCCGCGAGGAGGCGCGTCTCATCTATCAGGGCGTGGCCCACCTGCTGCCGCAATCCGACGAGCGGCGTCTGGTGCTGGACATTGGCGGCCGCTCGACCGAACTCATCATCGGCAGCGGCTATGCGCCGCGCGTGATGGAGTCTTACCGCTTGGGCAGCGTGGCGTGGTCGATGCGCTATTTTCCAGACAACCTGCTGTCGGCCAAGAACTTCGAGCGCGCCGAAATCGCGGCCAAGGCGGTACTCGACGACGCCACCGCCACGCATGGCCGGCGCCAATGGGACAAGGCCTATGGCTGCTCGGGCACCGTGGGCGCGATCGCCGACACCCTGTTGCTGGCCGGCCGCGTGCCCGAGCGCTATCTCATCACGCGCGAAGGGCTCGACTGGCTGCGCGACAAGCTGATCAAGGCACAGCACTTCGAAGCCATCAAGCTCGAAGGCATCAAGGAAGAGCGCAAGGCCGTGATCGCCGGGGGCCTGGCGGTGCTGCGCGCGCTGTTCGACCTGCTGGACATCGAGACGCTGCAATACGCCTATGGCGCGCTGCGCCACGGCGCGCTGTACGACATGCTGGACCGCGAGCAAGAACAGACCGACGTGCGCAACGCCGCGGTCGAAGCGCTGGCCGCCAAGTTCAACGTCGACGCCGCGCAAGGCGCACGCGTGTCGCGCGCGGCGCTGATGCTGTTCGACCAGCTGGCGCCCAGCTCGTTGAAGAAAAAGCAGCGGCAGGAGCTGGAGCGCCAGATCGACTGGGCCGCGCGGCTGCACGAGATCGGCTCGCGCATCTCGCACGCCGACTATCACAAGCACGGCGCCTACATCCTCGACCACGCCGACGTTTCAGGTTTCGCGATGCACGAATTGCACGCCCTGAGCCAGCTCGTGCTGGGCCACCGCGGCAAGTTGCGCAAGCTCGAGGCGCGCTTTGGCGACGCGCTGTTCATGCGCCAGCTGATGGCGCTGCGGCTGGCCGTCATCCTGTGCCATGCGCGCCAGGACCCGGAGACTCAGCAGATCACGGCGGCCCCCGACGCCGAGCCGGCGCATGGCTTCACCCTCAGCGTCAAGAATGGTTGGGACGAGCGCTGGCCGCAGTCGGCGCACCTGTTGCGCGAGGAAGTGGTGGCGTGGCAGAAAACGCCTTGGGGATTTCGGCTCCGCGCGGGTGCCCGTTAA
- a CDS encoding tyrosine-protein phosphatase, giving the protein MLGHPDRSLRLSGASNFRDLGGYQSAAGLPVRWRRLFRSDHLASLTAEDAQAVQRLGVTRAFDFRGTGERAATPYHLPGVTQHALPIEPTVVQGLKDLLHAGQAVTPARTVELMQHTYRAFVHDNAARFAALFSHLLESDAPLVLHCTAGKDRTGFAAALILLALDVPREVVMQDYLLTNDLYRMPAFDESRAPREVLNVLWRVQADFLDAALHAAEQAHGGIDAYLADALGVGAAERRRLAELYLAPSGAR; this is encoded by the coding sequence ATGCTTGGCCACCCCGACCGTTCACTGCGCCTGTCCGGCGCCAGCAATTTCCGTGACCTGGGCGGCTACCAAAGCGCCGCCGGGCTGCCGGTGCGCTGGCGGCGGTTGTTTCGCTCCGATCACCTGGCCAGTCTGACAGCGGAGGATGCGCAGGCGGTCCAGCGTCTGGGCGTCACCCGCGCGTTCGACTTTCGCGGCACCGGTGAGCGGGCCGCCACGCCCTATCACTTGCCGGGCGTGACGCAACACGCCTTGCCGATCGAGCCGACGGTGGTGCAGGGCTTGAAGGATCTGCTGCACGCCGGCCAAGCCGTGACGCCCGCGCGCACGGTCGAGCTGATGCAGCACACCTATCGCGCCTTCGTGCACGACAACGCGGCGCGCTTTGCGGCGCTGTTTTCGCACCTGCTGGAGAGTGATGCGCCGCTGGTGCTCCACTGCACCGCTGGCAAGGACCGCACGGGCTTCGCGGCCGCGCTCATCCTGCTGGCGCTGGACGTGCCGCGCGAGGTGGTGATGCAGGACTACCTGCTGACCAACGACCTCTACCGCATGCCGGCGTTCGATGAGAGTCGCGCGCCGCGCGAGGTGCTCAACGTGCTGTGGCGCGTGCAAGCGGATTTTCTCGACGCCGCGCTGCACGCCGCCGAGCAGGCGCATGGCGGCATCGACGCCTACCTGGCCGATGCGCTCGGCGTGGGTGCCGCCGAGCGCCGGCGCCTGGCCGAGCTTTATCTGGCGCCAAGCGGCGCGCGCTGA
- the pstA gene encoding phosphate ABC transporter permease PstA yields the protein MNTLQVESALYKKRRTANAVGLALSMAAMALGLVVLLWILFVLFSKGLAAVDLNMFMRDTPAPGSDGGGLRNAIVGSLMMLGLTVLVSTPVGILAGIYLAEYGDESKTAELTRFVTDIMLSAPSIVLGLFVYAILVAPMGHFSGFAGSLALSLIAIPVVVRTTENMLRLVPGSLREAAAALGAPRWKVSLMITLRAAKSGVITGLLLAIARVSGETAPLLFTALNNQFFSTNMGQPMANLPVVIFQFAMSPYDNWIRLAWGGALLITLTVLAINIVARVFFREKSAGH from the coding sequence ATGAACACCCTGCAAGTCGAAAGTGCGCTGTACAAGAAGCGCCGCACCGCCAACGCCGTCGGCTTGGCGCTGTCGATGGCGGCCATGGCGTTGGGCCTGGTGGTGCTGCTGTGGATCCTGTTCGTGCTGTTCAGCAAGGGGCTGGCCGCCGTGGATCTGAACATGTTCATGCGCGATACGCCTGCGCCTGGCTCCGACGGGGGCGGTCTGCGCAACGCCATCGTCGGCAGCCTGATGATGCTCGGGCTGACGGTGCTGGTGTCCACGCCGGTCGGCATCCTGGCCGGCATCTATCTGGCCGAGTACGGCGACGAGAGCAAGACCGCCGAACTCACCCGCTTCGTCACCGACATCATGTTGTCGGCGCCTTCCATCGTTCTGGGCTTGTTCGTGTACGCCATCCTGGTGGCGCCCATGGGGCACTTCTCGGGTTTCGCGGGTTCGCTGGCGCTGTCGCTGATCGCCATTCCGGTGGTGGTGCGCACCACCGAGAACATGCTGCGCCTGGTGCCGGGCAGCCTGCGCGAGGCAGCGGCCGCGCTGGGTGCGCCGCGCTGGAAGGTATCTCTGATGATCACCTTGCGCGCGGCCAAGAGCGGCGTCATCACCGGCCTGCTGTTGGCGATCGCGCGCGTCAGTGGCGAGACGGCGCCATTGCTGTTCACCGCATTGAACAACCAGTTCTTCAGCACCAACATGGGCCAGCCGATGGCCAATCTGCCGGTGGTGATCTTCCAGTTCGCCATGAGCCCCTACGACAACTGGATTCGCCTGGCCTGGGGTGGCGCGCTGCTGATCACGCTGACCGTGCTGGCCATCAACATCGTGGCGCGGGTGTTCTTCCGCGAAAAGTCGGCCGGGCATTGA
- the rpoH gene encoding RNA polymerase sigma factor RpoH, with protein MTPETRPAHAVALANPWAVVPPLGNLDAYITAVNRLPMLTQEEEQRFARELRDTGSIEAAGKLVLSHLRLVVSTSRQYLGYGLPHADLIQEGNVGLMKAVKRFDPDQGVRLVSYALHWIKAEIHEYILKNWRLVKVATTKAQRKLFFNLRSMKQGFKTEDAEADITHRDVLSDAQIDVVARELNVKPDEVREMETRLSGGDILLDPAPSDDGEQAFGPIAYLSDANHEPTAMIESAQRDVLATEGIATALKSLDDRSRRIVTERWLNVNDNGSGGMTLHELAAEYGVSAERIRQIEVAAMKKMKAALADYA; from the coding sequence ATGACCCCAGAGACTCGCCCTGCCCACGCGGTGGCACTGGCCAATCCGTGGGCCGTCGTACCGCCCCTGGGCAATCTCGACGCCTACATCACGGCCGTCAACCGCCTGCCGATGCTGACGCAGGAAGAAGAGCAGCGCTTTGCCCGCGAACTGCGCGACACCGGCAGCATCGAAGCCGCCGGCAAGCTGGTGCTGTCGCACCTGCGCCTGGTGGTCAGCACCTCGCGTCAGTATCTGGGCTATGGCCTGCCCCACGCCGACCTGATCCAGGAAGGCAACGTCGGCCTGATGAAAGCCGTCAAGCGCTTCGATCCCGACCAGGGCGTGCGCCTGGTCAGCTACGCCCTGCACTGGATCAAGGCCGAGATCCACGAATACATCCTGAAGAACTGGCGCCTGGTCAAGGTGGCCACCACCAAGGCGCAGCGCAAGCTGTTCTTCAACCTGCGGTCGATGAAGCAAGGTTTCAAGACCGAGGATGCCGAGGCCGACATCACGCACCGCGACGTGCTGTCCGACGCGCAGATCGACGTCGTGGCGCGCGAGCTCAACGTCAAGCCCGACGAGGTGCGCGAAATGGAAACGCGCCTCTCGGGCGGCGACATCCTGCTCGACCCGGCGCCCAGCGACGATGGTGAGCAGGCCTTTGGCCCCATCGCCTACCTGTCGGACGCCAACCACGAGCCGACGGCCATGATCGAATCGGCCCAGCGCGACGTGCTGGCCACCGAGGGCATCGCCACGGCGCTGAAAAGCTTGGACGATCGCAGCCGCCGCATCGTCACCGAGCGCTGGCTGAACGTGAACGACAACGGCTCGGGCGGCATGACGCTGCACGAGCTGGCGGCCGAATACGGCGTGAGCGCCGAGCGCATCCGCCAGATCGAGGTGGCCGCGATGAAGAAGATGAAGGCGGCGCTGGCGGATTACGCCTGA
- a CDS encoding CPBP family intramembrane glutamic endopeptidase has product MYNFNNWPIWYVLVAYIVAMASSSSPGLIPPHWGSQVMLTAQLVSFFGLSLLAVLVLNAWRKQRTLGSDFGFQPGRLGRTLAVAAVFFALHYVMVWAAERYVPAIGRFGKNPLEGVDMGSSPARQMLMIVNFTILAPLGEEVLYRGLMFASAASGLARWSWLRSKISGKGVCALALMLSSALFSEIHSGESTPHEVLALYFLNGALFAGAYWVSGSLWAPVLVHSMNNAVVVGGALPQSAVPILQPDVLRVLCVFAPLICVAVLYLLWRILPHDK; this is encoded by the coding sequence ATGTATAATTTCAACAACTGGCCTATTTGGTATGTGCTTGTGGCCTATATCGTGGCCATGGCATCGAGTTCCAGCCCCGGTTTGATTCCCCCGCATTGGGGTAGCCAGGTGATGTTGACGGCGCAGCTTGTCAGCTTTTTTGGGTTGTCCTTGCTGGCGGTGCTGGTGCTCAATGCTTGGCGCAAGCAGCGCACGCTGGGCAGTGATTTTGGGTTTCAGCCGGGGCGATTAGGCCGTACCTTGGCCGTTGCCGCCGTTTTTTTCGCACTCCATTATGTGATGGTGTGGGCGGCTGAACGCTATGTGCCCGCGATTGGGCGGTTTGGCAAGAATCCACTCGAAGGCGTGGATATGGGCTCCAGCCCCGCGCGGCAAATGCTGATGATCGTGAACTTCACAATTTTGGCGCCTTTGGGCGAAGAGGTGCTCTATCGCGGCTTGATGTTTGCCAGTGCCGCAAGCGGCCTGGCGCGCTGGTCGTGGCTGCGCAGCAAAATCTCGGGCAAGGGGGTTTGCGCTTTAGCCTTAATGCTTTCCAGCGCATTATTTTCGGAAATCCATTCGGGCGAATCTACGCCCCATGAGGTGCTGGCGCTGTATTTTTTGAACGGTGCTTTATTTGCGGGCGCTTATTGGGTCAGCGGGTCGCTGTGGGCCCCCGTTTTGGTGCACAGCATGAACAATGCGGTCGTGGTGGGTGGCGCTTTGCCGCAATCGGCCGTGCCGATTTTGCAACCCGATGTGTTGCGTGTACTGTGTGTTTTCGCACCACTGATCTGCGTCGCGGTGCTGTATCTACTGTGGCGAATTTTGCCTCACGACAAATAA
- a CDS encoding AI-2E family transporter: MVSPRAAAELAAQTAEPLPRPPLMNGLVSTAVIVAALYFGRDLLMPLALAILVGFVLDPMVSWLKRRGVPRAAAVALVVFSALALLVASGVFVFAQLRQIGNDLPVYETNITRKLRSFGAALRQPGVLDQYSRVVTRVEREFEQVQRTAEGPKPRAEQPARVEIVGQAVKPWQRLLAWGESFATPLALVGIVFVFVVLILLDKGELRDKVLRLLGTNLHRTTDALDDAATRVSKYLTMQLLVNATYGLPMALGLLFIGVPGALVWGLLAALLRFVPYVGPMIAAIFPVMLAFAIDPGWNMVLWTVALIATLELISNNVIEPWLYGSSTGMSTLSLILAAMFWTALWGPIGLVLSTPMTVVLLVLGHYLPQLQFLEVLLGSERALDEPTRLHQRLLAGDVEEAVDLALQHAEETSPQHFYDQVGLGALRLASTAHDTVATAEHRHRVVSGMERVLDEMRDTYPPPGDLPLRVACIGGRWAMDALSADMAAHALTLNGIGSRVLQLGVMSSDYFARLDLRGVEVICLCYFSPDPTTLAKYFVRRLKRRWPDLQVVLAAWNHEPMAQVAHTTEKIGADAFVTTLDELVAQAQSRLVNAAGLPHVPPPVPENEAQRLQALQASGLLNPALRGRLDALAKRAADVFDCHGAHIALLDEAWQLTHGDAGAAGRPDEGAPERDAPREQSISGHVVALGEPLVVADVQRDARFAANPLLAERGVRFFAGAPLRTADGFVLGAFCVVDDRPRTLSPRDVILLGHMAGEVMQAARQQAAKAPADPAPAGAPPQAG; this comes from the coding sequence ATGGTATCGCCGCGTGCGGCGGCAGAGCTGGCGGCGCAGACCGCCGAGCCGCTGCCCCGGCCGCCGCTGATGAACGGCTTGGTGAGTACCGCCGTGATCGTGGCGGCGCTGTACTTCGGGCGCGATCTTCTGATGCCGCTGGCACTGGCGATTTTGGTCGGCTTCGTGCTCGACCCCATGGTGTCGTGGCTCAAGCGCCGCGGCGTGCCGCGCGCGGCCGCGGTGGCGCTGGTGGTGTTTTCGGCGCTGGCGCTGCTGGTGGCCAGCGGCGTGTTCGTCTTCGCGCAGCTGCGGCAGATCGGCAACGATTTGCCGGTTTACGAAACCAACATCACCCGCAAGCTGCGCAGCTTTGGCGCCGCGCTGCGTCAGCCGGGCGTGCTCGACCAGTATTCGCGCGTGGTGACGCGGGTCGAGCGCGAGTTCGAGCAAGTCCAGCGCACGGCCGAGGGCCCCAAGCCGCGCGCCGAACAGCCGGCCCGCGTCGAGATCGTCGGCCAGGCCGTCAAACCCTGGCAGCGCCTGCTGGCCTGGGGCGAATCGTTCGCCACGCCGCTGGCGCTGGTCGGCATCGTCTTCGTGTTCGTGGTCCTGATCCTGCTGGACAAGGGCGAATTGCGCGACAAGGTGCTGAGGCTTTTGGGCACCAACCTGCATCGCACCACCGACGCGCTGGACGACGCCGCCACCCGCGTGAGCAAATACCTGACGATGCAGTTGCTGGTCAACGCCACCTACGGGCTTCCGATGGCGCTCGGCCTGCTGTTCATTGGCGTGCCGGGCGCGCTGGTGTGGGGCTTGCTGGCGGCGCTGCTGCGCTTCGTGCCGTATGTGGGGCCGATGATCGCGGCGATTTTTCCGGTCATGCTGGCGTTCGCCATCGATCCCGGCTGGAACATGGTGCTGTGGACGGTGGCGCTGATCGCCACGCTGGAGCTGATCAGCAACAACGTCATCGAGCCCTGGTTGTATGGCAGCAGCACCGGCATGTCGACGCTGTCGCTGATCCTGGCGGCGATGTTCTGGACCGCGCTTTGGGGGCCGATCGGCCTGGTGCTGTCGACACCGATGACGGTGGTGCTGCTGGTGCTGGGCCACTACCTGCCGCAGCTGCAGTTTCTCGAAGTGTTGCTGGGCAGCGAACGCGCGCTGGACGAACCCACGCGGCTGCACCAGCGTCTGCTAGCGGGCGATGTGGAAGAGGCAGTGGACCTGGCCTTGCAGCATGCCGAGGAAACCTCGCCCCAGCACTTCTACGACCAGGTCGGCCTGGGCGCGCTGCGTCTGGCCTCCACGGCGCACGACACCGTGGCCACCGCCGAGCACCGTCATCGCGTGGTCAGCGGCATGGAGCGCGTGCTGGACGAAATGCGCGACACCTACCCGCCGCCAGGCGATTTGCCCCTGCGCGTGGCCTGCATCGGCGGGCGCTGGGCCATGGACGCGCTGTCGGCCGACATGGCGGCGCATGCACTGACCCTGAACGGCATCGGCAGCCGCGTGCTGCAACTCGGCGTCATGTCGTCCGACTATTTCGCGCGGCTCGACCTGCGTGGCGTGGAAGTCATCTGCCTGTGCTACTTCTCGCCCGACCCCACGACCTTGGCCAAGTATTTCGTGCGACGCCTCAAGCGCCGCTGGCCGGATTTGCAGGTCGTGTTGGCGGCGTGGAATCACGAACCCATGGCCCAAGTCGCCCACACGACCGAGAAGATCGGCGCCGACGCCTTCGTCACCACGCTCGACGAGTTGGTCGCGCAGGCGCAAAGCCGATTGGTCAATGCGGCCGGTCTGCCCCACGTGCCGCCGCCCGTGCCCGAAAACGAAGCCCAACGCCTGCAGGCGCTGCAGGCCAGCGGCCTGCTCAACCCGGCACTGCGCGGCCGTTTGGACGCCTTGGCCAAGCGTGCGGCCGACGTATTCGATTGCCACGGCGCCCACATCGCGCTGCTGGACGAAGCGTGGCAATTGACGCACGGCGACGCGGGCGCGGCCGGCCGCCCGGATGAAGGCGCGCCCGAGCGCGACGCGCCGCGCGAGCAATCGATAAGCGGCCACGTGGTGGCGCTGGGCGAGCCGCTGGTGGTGGCGGATGTGCAGCGCGACGCGCGCTTTGCCGCCAACCCGTTGCTGGCCGAGCGCGGCGTGCGCTTCTTCGCCGGCGCGCCGCTGCGCACGGCCGACGGCTTCGTGTTGGGCGCGTTCTGCGTGGTCGACGATCGGCCGCGCACGCTGTCGCCGCGCGACGTCATCTTGCTCGGCCACATGGCCGGCGAGGTGATGCAGGCGGCACGCCAGCAGGCCGCCAAGGCACCGGCCGATCCGGCACCGGCCGGGGCGCCGCCGCAGGCGGGCTGA
- the pstC gene encoding phosphate ABC transporter permease subunit PstC, which yields MTSIDKLPHSPDKTVNVVASSMAAIARRQRWQDVLFHRGTQAFSLLVLAALIGIMVSLFVSAWPTFKTFGLKFLWTVEWDVVNEQFGAAIAIVGTLLSAGIALLIAVPLAFGIALFLTENCPTWLRRPLGTAIELLAAVPSIIYGMFGLFVFAPIFADFIQTPLQQVLGGMPLVGWLFGGAINGMGILAAGIVLAFMILPYIAAVMRDVFEIVPPILRESAYGLGCTTWEVVRKVVLPYTHKGVIGGIMLGLGRALGETMAVTFVIGNANRMPTSLFSPGTSIASVLANEFGEAANLHLTTLFALGFLLFIITFVVLSLAKIMIIRAERAKGT from the coding sequence ATGACGTCCATCGACAAGCTACCGCATTCGCCAGACAAAACCGTCAATGTCGTCGCGTCCAGCATGGCGGCCATCGCGCGCCGCCAGCGCTGGCAGGACGTTTTGTTTCATCGCGGCACCCAGGCGTTTTCCTTGCTGGTGCTGGCGGCATTGATCGGCATCATGGTGTCGCTGTTCGTCAGCGCCTGGCCGACCTTCAAGACTTTCGGACTGAAGTTTCTCTGGACGGTGGAGTGGGATGTCGTCAATGAGCAATTTGGCGCCGCCATTGCCATCGTTGGCACGTTGCTGAGCGCCGGCATCGCGCTGCTCATCGCCGTGCCGTTGGCATTTGGAATCGCGTTGTTCCTGACCGAAAACTGCCCGACTTGGCTGCGCCGCCCGCTGGGCACCGCCATCGAGCTGCTGGCTGCCGTGCCTTCCATCATCTACGGCATGTTCGGGCTGTTCGTGTTCGCGCCAATCTTTGCCGACTTCATCCAAACGCCGCTGCAACAGGTGCTGGGTGGCATGCCCTTGGTGGGCTGGCTGTTCGGCGGCGCCATCAACGGCATGGGCATCCTGGCGGCGGGCATTGTGCTGGCTTTCATGATCCTGCCTTACATCGCCGCCGTGATGCGCGATGTGTTCGAGATCGTGCCGCCCATCCTGCGCGAATCGGCCTACGGCTTGGGCTGCACCACCTGGGAAGTGGTGCGCAAGGTCGTGCTGCCGTACACGCACAAAGGGGTCATCGGCGGCATCATGCTTGGCTTGGGCCGCGCACTGGGCGAAACCATGGCGGTCACCTTCGTGATCGGCAACGCCAACCGCATGCCGACTTCGCTGTTCTCGCCCGGCACTTCGATCGCCTCGGTACTGGCCAATGAATTCGGAGAGGCCGCCAATCTGCACCTGACGACGCTGTTCGCGCTGGGCTTCCTGCTGTTCATCATCACCTTCGTCGTCTTGTCCCTGGCCAAGATCATGATCATCCGCGCCGAGCGCGCCAAGGGGACCTGA